The following coding sequences are from one Rhineura floridana isolate rRhiFlo1 chromosome 2, rRhiFlo1.hap2, whole genome shotgun sequence window:
- the SPATA7 gene encoding spermatogenesis-associated protein 7 isoform X3 has translation MISPTNVSRSISRESRRPLSATYRKDTLEAEGNVGLPSFVPSEQKYALGPQATPERQSTVLPNAENPARKDAQKASSISGPSSSISTSSLQRPHSKISCSSSSDSIANKHAHKALNTESKVCSGDLLDKHSEHFTNGQQPFTPRTLKSDAKSFLSQYRYYMPAKRKMRDIAKQVEAETQTDISSFQVESERSEKKDTSDFQKIIKEVEDNADNKADEMKSVSQFSSPRVTSPCSAQSPTMRRIQAEEEELLYLNFIQDITDEILKLGLFSNRALERLFERHIEQNKNHLDETKMRHLLEILKVDLGCSKEEKSVGRSDMFDLLGSEPTEHFQLPSNAQRQNKLAKSEEFLKALDLITNEPAVPCVRRDKFEKVEGNNEFSSSMVTDETADTSCTLPPTLNSTTCDADFETSESLREVDELKDSLEEALPISTDNAQEQTTSSKTPSQAAHPASSAEI, from the exons ATGATTTCACCTACAAATGTGTCCCGATCTATTTCCAGGGAGAGTAGAAGACCACTGTCAGCCACATATAGAAAA GATACTTTAGAAGCAGAAGGCAATGTGGGGCTACCTTCCTTTGTGCCAAGTGAACAAAAGTATGCGTTGGGCCCCCAAGCAACTCCAGAGAGGCAAAGCACAGTCCTTCCTAATGCTGAAAATCCTGCCAGGAAAGATGCTCAGAAAGCCTCCAGCATCTCAGGCCCAAGCTCAAGCATCAGTACTTCAAGTCTGCAAAGACCGCACTCCAAAATTTCCTGCAGTTCTTCTTCCGATAGCATTGCAAACAAACATGCCCACAAGGCCCTGAACACTGAATCTAAAGTATGCAGTGGGGATCTGCTTGACAAGCACTCTGAACATTTTACCAATGGCCAGCAACCATTCACTCCACGCACTTTAAAATCAGATGCCAAATCCTTCCTCTCGCAATACAGATATTATATGCCGGCAAAACGGAAAATGAGGGATATTGCCAAGCAGGTGGAAGCAGAAACACAGACCGACATAAGCAG TTTTCAAGTGGAGTCTGAACGTTCAGAAAAAAAAGATACGTCTGACTTTCAAAAGATCATAAAGGAG GTGGAAGACAATGCAGATAATAAGGCTGATGAAATGAAGTCTGTTTCCCAGTTCTCCTCACCAAG GGTGACTTCTCCATGTTCTGCGCAGTCCCCAACAATGAGAAGAATCCAGGCTGA AGAAGAAGAGCTTCTGTATTTAAATTTCATCCAGGACATAACAGATGAGATTCTCAAGCTCGGATTATTTTCCAACAG ggctTTGGAAAGGTTGTTTGAGCGTCACATAGAACAAAATAAGAACCATCTGGATGAG ACCAAAATGCGCCACCTGCTGGAGATTCTGAAAGTAGACCTGGGCTGCAGCAAAGAGGAAAAGTCTGTGGGAAGATCTGACATGTTTGATCTGCTGGGGTCTGAACCAACTGAGCACTTCCAACTTCCCAGCAACGCTCAAAGACAAAACAAGCTGGCAAAAAGTGAGGAGTTTTTAAAAGCACTGGATTTAATCACAAATGAGCCAGCTGTACCCTGTGTACGCAGGGATAAATTTGAGAAGGTGGAGGGCAACAATGAATTTTCCTCCTCCATGGTGACTGATGAAACTGCAGATACCTCATGTACATTGCCGCCAACACTCAATTCAACCACATGCGATGCTGACTTTGAAACGAGTGAATCTTTGAGGGAAGTCGATGAGCTCAAAGACAGCTTGGAAGAAGCCCTTCCCATCTCCACGGACAATGCACAGGAGCAAACAACTAGCAGCAAAACACCAAGCCAGGCAGCACACCCAGCCAGCAGTGCAGAGATCTGA